From the genome of Deinococcus sp. JMULE3, one region includes:
- the hisS gene encoding histidine--tRNA ligase: MAINRPKGTEDHLPALSPKLTLDVSAQAHGWLVEKARRVLERAGAQRIDTPLFEEADLVKRGVGGSTDIVRKEMFTVYYFGDHGGYILRPEGTAAIVRAYLQNGLKQLPAPLKLWTHGPMFRAERQQRGRLRQFHQVDYEVLGSTDALVDAEAIALMVGVVRELGLTGVRVKLGSIGDPEDRERYNTYLRGLFTPQLERLSDDSKDRLTRNPMRILDSKSAADQELLAELAVKPMLDFLGEEAGAHFRAVQAYLTEWGVEYDIDPSIVRGLDYYRRTAWELHHEGVGAKSALGGGGRYDGLAQELGSKETIPGIGWAFGVERLLLALEAEGMALPEIAGPLLYVAALDEVNVPHAARTAMISRAHARAEFAYRAMKPAAAFRDAERRGAHWVALLGTDEVTQGTLSLKNIRTGEQRSLAAADLATFLQEHA, from the coding sequence ATGGCGATCAACCGCCCCAAGGGCACTGAGGATCACCTTCCGGCACTGAGTCCGAAACTCACGCTTGACGTTTCGGCGCAGGCGCACGGCTGGCTGGTGGAGAAGGCAAGGCGCGTTCTGGAACGCGCGGGCGCGCAGCGCATCGACACGCCTCTGTTCGAGGAGGCGGACCTCGTGAAGCGGGGCGTGGGGGGCAGCACGGACATCGTCCGTAAGGAGATGTTCACCGTGTATTACTTCGGGGATCACGGCGGGTACATCCTGCGGCCCGAGGGCACGGCGGCGATCGTGCGCGCGTACCTGCAGAACGGGCTGAAGCAGCTGCCCGCGCCGCTGAAGCTGTGGACGCACGGGCCGATGTTCCGCGCGGAGCGGCAGCAGCGGGGGCGCCTGCGGCAGTTCCATCAGGTGGATTACGAGGTGCTGGGCAGCACGGACGCGCTCGTGGACGCCGAGGCGATTGCGCTGATGGTGGGCGTGGTGCGCGAACTGGGCCTGACGGGCGTGCGCGTGAAGCTGGGCAGCATCGGCGACCCGGAGGACCGTGAGCGGTACAACACGTACCTGCGGGGGCTGTTCACGCCACAACTGGAGCGCCTGTCGGATGACTCGAAGGACCGCCTGACCCGCAACCCGATGCGCATCCTGGACAGCAAGAGCGCCGCCGATCAGGAACTCCTGGCGGAACTCGCCGTGAAGCCCATGCTGGACTTCCTGGGTGAGGAGGCGGGCGCGCACTTCCGCGCCGTGCAGGCCTACCTGACCGAGTGGGGCGTCGAGTACGACATCGACCCGAGCATCGTTCGGGGCCTGGACTACTACCGCCGCACCGCGTGGGAACTGCATCACGAGGGTGTCGGCGCGAAATCCGCGCTGGGCGGCGGGGGCCGCTACGACGGCCTGGCGCAGGAACTCGGCAGCAAGGAAACTATTCCCGGCATCGGCTGGGCGTTCGGCGTCGAGCGGCTCCTGCTGGCGCTGGAGGCCGAGGGCATGGCCCTCCCGGAGATCGCCGGGCCGCTGCTGTACGTCGCCGCGCTGGACGAGGTGAACGTCCCGCACGCCGCGCGGACCGCCATGATCTCCCGCGCGCACGCCCGCGCGGAGTTCGCGTACCGCGCGATGAAACCCGCCGCCGCCTTCCGCGACGCCGAACGGCGCGGCGCGCACTGGGTGGCCCTCCTCGGGACCGACGAGGTCACGCAGGGCACCCTCAGCCTCAAGAACATCCGGACCGGTGAGCAGCGCAGCCTCGCCGCCGCCGACCTCGCCACCTTCCTTCAGGAGCACGCATGA
- a CDS encoding alpha/beta fold hydrolase: MSGQPTYLTVNGLRTHAWKRGRGAPLVIVPGLGCASWMYARLARELGRERTVFVYDPPGHGDSEGRVDFPVCIEHLTDHLAAWLRVAGLEGTPVFGHSLGGEVMFDLAARYAQLAPALIACAPTGIPENPSVRLQLLRLLRDLPRERLGLLLPGLRAYRQCGARRMLLLARDQEAHMTGPLLPRVKVPTLLIDGQSDPVIRTWTVERICADIPQAVVQQIPGAPHGLTDTHPRAVAQVTMDFLRRINH; the protein is encoded by the coding sequence TTGAGTGGACAGCCGACGTACCTGACGGTGAATGGCCTGCGTACCCACGCCTGGAAGCGGGGGAGGGGCGCGCCGCTGGTGATCGTGCCGGGCCTGGGGTGCGCGTCGTGGATGTACGCGCGGCTCGCGCGGGAGCTGGGGCGCGAACGCACGGTGTTCGTGTACGACCCGCCCGGCCACGGGGACAGTGAGGGCCGCGTGGACTTCCCGGTGTGTATCGAGCACCTGACGGATCACCTCGCGGCGTGGCTGCGCGTGGCGGGACTGGAGGGCACGCCGGTATTCGGTCATTCGCTCGGGGGAGAGGTGATGTTCGACCTGGCCGCGCGGTATGCGCAGCTGGCCCCGGCGTTGATCGCCTGTGCGCCGACGGGTATTCCGGAAAACCCGAGCGTGCGCCTGCAGTTGCTTCGGCTGTTGCGGGACCTGCCGCGTGAACGACTGGGTCTGCTGCTGCCGGGATTGCGGGCGTACCGGCAGTGCGGGGCGCGGCGCATGCTGCTGCTCGCGCGGGACCAGGAAGCGCACATGACTGGTCCGCTGCTGCCCCGCGTGAAGGTCCCGACCCTCCTGATCGACGGGCAGAGTGATCCCGTCATCCGGACGTGGACGGTCGAGCGGATCTGCGCGGACATTCCGCAGGCGGTCGTGCAGCAGATTCCGGGGGCGCCGCATGGTCTGACGGACACGCACCCGCGTGCAGTGGCGCAGGTGACCATGGATTTCCTCCGACGGATTAATCACTGA
- the uvrC gene encoding excinuclease ABC subunit UvrC, producing the protein MHSDDLPVLPTTPGVYIFRKGGTPIYIGKAKNLRSRVNQHFKAGGKSGKFTALADTLEFITARNEVEALVLEANLIKQHRPHYNVTLKDDKHYPFLKLTNEAFPMLVVTRRVLKDGGRYYGPYPDSSAVRRVKNLIDTMFPLRKNSGLPMQHKPRPCLNFHMGRCLGPCVDRANPGEYARVVDDVTSLLEGRAAPVIARLREDMKVAAKGQDFEQAARVRDRVQAVEKLFGTEQHAFVSEETDLDFLGAAQAGEYAMVQLFRMRGGRVVGRDKRFLSGTEDAPLGEIVEAFVQDYYTQATHVPPLILLPADFEDAPTWSVFLSEKAGRKVEMRTPKRGDKVDLIDMAQRNAQNGLDSEMALLERRGDHPGLDALREVLALPDRPWRIEGYDNSNLFGTNIVSGMVVFEGGRSRRGEHRRFKVRGLDHPDDYTSMRQTITRRFTGSLSDKLPLPDLLLIDGGRGQVNAALDALKEANVHIPVVGLAKREERLILPGRYGAQWWLETGTEVGVDRELLLPHTHPALRMLIGVRDEVHNYAVTYHRKLRGESMLRSVFDDLPGIGQKRRDALLEHFTSLEDLASAPVEQIAAVPGMTMRAAQSVKTFLTEREARASPIG; encoded by the coding sequence GTGCATTCCGACGACCTGCCCGTGCTGCCCACCACGCCCGGCGTGTACATCTTCCGCAAGGGCGGGACACCCATCTATATCGGCAAGGCCAAGAACCTCCGTTCGCGCGTGAACCAGCACTTCAAGGCGGGCGGCAAGAGCGGGAAGTTCACTGCGCTGGCCGACACGCTGGAGTTCATCACTGCCCGGAATGAGGTCGAGGCGCTGGTGCTTGAAGCGAACCTCATCAAGCAGCACCGGCCGCACTACAACGTCACACTGAAGGACGACAAGCACTACCCGTTCCTGAAACTGACGAACGAGGCCTTCCCCATGCTGGTCGTCACGCGGCGCGTCCTGAAAGACGGCGGGCGCTACTACGGCCCATACCCGGACTCGTCGGCGGTGCGGCGCGTGAAGAACCTGATCGACACGATGTTCCCGCTGCGGAAGAACAGTGGGTTGCCCATGCAGCACAAGCCGCGCCCGTGCCTGAACTTCCACATGGGCCGCTGCCTGGGTCCCTGCGTGGACCGCGCCAACCCCGGCGAGTACGCGCGGGTGGTGGACGACGTCACCAGTCTGCTGGAGGGCCGCGCCGCGCCCGTCATCGCCCGGCTGCGGGAGGACATGAAGGTCGCCGCGAAGGGACAGGATTTCGAGCAGGCCGCGCGCGTCCGCGACCGGGTGCAGGCGGTCGAGAAGCTGTTCGGCACCGAGCAGCACGCCTTCGTCAGTGAAGAGACCGACCTGGACTTCCTGGGAGCGGCGCAGGCCGGGGAGTACGCGATGGTGCAGCTGTTCCGCATGCGCGGCGGGCGCGTCGTGGGCCGCGACAAACGCTTCCTGAGCGGCACGGAGGACGCCCCGCTGGGCGAGATCGTCGAGGCGTTCGTGCAGGACTACTACACGCAGGCGACTCACGTCCCGCCGCTGATCCTGCTGCCCGCCGATTTCGAGGACGCGCCCACCTGGAGTGTCTTCCTGTCGGAGAAGGCCGGGCGGAAGGTCGAGATGCGCACGCCCAAACGCGGGGACAAGGTGGACCTGATCGACATGGCGCAGCGCAACGCGCAGAACGGCCTGGATTCCGAGATGGCGCTGCTGGAACGCCGGGGCGACCATCCGGGCCTGGACGCGCTGCGCGAGGTGCTGGCCCTCCCGGACCGGCCCTGGAGGATCGAGGGGTACGACAACAGCAACCTCTTCGGCACGAACATCGTGTCCGGGATGGTGGTGTTCGAGGGGGGCCGCTCGCGGCGCGGAGAGCACCGGCGATTCAAGGTGCGCGGCCTGGATCACCCGGATGATTACACCAGCATGCGGCAGACGATCACGCGGCGCTTCACGGGCAGCCTGAGCGACAAGCTGCCCCTGCCGGACCTGCTGCTGATCGACGGGGGGCGCGGGCAGGTGAACGCCGCGCTGGACGCGCTGAAGGAGGCGAACGTGCACATCCCGGTCGTGGGCCTCGCCAAGCGGGAGGAACGCCTGATCCTCCCCGGCCGGTACGGCGCGCAGTGGTGGCTGGAGACCGGCACGGAGGTCGGCGTGGACCGCGAACTGCTGCTGCCGCACACGCACCCGGCGCTGCGGATGCTGATCGGTGTGCGCGACGAGGTGCACAACTACGCCGTGACGTACCACCGCAAATTGCGCGGGGAATCCATGCTGCGCAGCGTGTTCGACGACCTGCCGGGCATCGGGCAGAAACGGCGCGACGCGCTGCTGGAGCACTTCACGAGCCTGGAGGATCTCGCGAGCGCCCCGGTCGAGCAGATCGCGGCGGTCCCCGGCATGACCATGCGCGCCGCGCAGAGCGTGAAGACCTTCCTGACTGAACGCGAGGCACGCGCGTCCCCCATCGGCTGA
- a CDS encoding HNH endonuclease, whose translation MNASLRQRAPGQTPLPATLMADLILTGTHCTYCGQPNARGGTGFHLDHRVPLASGGSHSLENLALCCEMCNRAKWHHSEEEFMAWLRGTAERLRSDS comes from the coding sequence ATGAACGCCAGCCTCCGCCAGCGCGCCCCTGGGCAGACACCGCTGCCCGCCACGCTGATGGCCGACCTCATCCTCACCGGAACGCACTGCACCTACTGCGGTCAACCGAACGCCAGGGGCGGCACCGGATTCCACCTCGATCACCGCGTGCCACTGGCCTCCGGTGGCAGCCACTCGCTGGAGAACCTCGCGCTGTGCTGCGAGATGTGCAACCGCGCCAAATGGCACCACTCCGAGGAAGAGTTCATGGCGTGGCTCAGAGGTACCGCCGAGCGTCTACGTTCCGATTCCTAG
- a CDS encoding diacylglycerol kinase family protein, translating into MHEMTTDAPTTDRPLHGKRILVVFNPKSGSGDSELPEFNRLLRDAGADVVERELQPDTPMTDYVHDLDAFTYLVGAGGDGTVSSLAYAARYKNVPMLAFPAGTANLIAQNLDLPQDAASLADIVTQGHAQRVDMGELTVHDEKSGFCMLAGAGADASMIRDSEELKDRFGAMAYVMSAMKQLNPKKTTFHLKIDGQPRDFEGIGVMVANFGMANYRLPITSDISPSDGRFTVILLKAGNIMRLIPNLIDSVRVKLNLGDPIFSGNLETIEAKHIEIDADDPFPLQYDGELHVETTPFTAKILPGAIRFLTAAKRDDLET; encoded by the coding sequence ATGCATGAAATGACCACCGACGCCCCCACCACCGACCGCCCCCTGCACGGCAAACGTATCCTCGTGGTCTTCAATCCCAAGAGCGGCAGCGGCGACAGCGAACTGCCCGAATTCAACCGCCTCCTGCGCGACGCCGGCGCGGACGTCGTCGAACGGGAACTTCAGCCCGACACGCCCATGACCGACTACGTCCACGACCTCGACGCCTTCACGTACCTCGTCGGCGCCGGCGGGGACGGTACCGTCAGCAGCCTCGCCTACGCCGCCCGCTACAAGAACGTCCCCATGCTGGCCTTCCCGGCAGGCACCGCGAACCTCATCGCGCAGAACCTCGACCTGCCGCAGGACGCCGCGAGTCTCGCCGACATCGTCACGCAGGGTCACGCCCAGCGCGTCGACATGGGCGAACTGACCGTCCACGACGAAAAGAGCGGCTTCTGCATGCTCGCCGGAGCCGGAGCGGACGCCAGCATGATCCGCGACAGCGAGGAACTCAAGGACCGCTTCGGTGCCATGGCCTACGTCATGAGCGCCATGAAGCAGCTGAACCCGAAGAAGACCACCTTCCACCTGAAGATCGACGGGCAACCCCGCGACTTCGAAGGGATCGGCGTGATGGTCGCCAACTTCGGCATGGCGAACTACCGCCTGCCGATCACCAGCGACATCAGCCCCAGCGACGGCCGCTTCACCGTCATCCTCCTGAAAGCCGGGAACATCATGCGGCTCATCCCCAACCTCATCGACTCCGTCCGCGTGAAACTCAATCTGGGCGACCCCATCTTCAGCGGGAACCTCGAAACCATCGAAGCGAAACACATCGAGATCGATGCAGACGATCCCTTCCCCCTGCAGTACGACGGTGAACTGCACGTCGAGACCACGCCGTTCACCGCGAAGATCCTCCCCGGCGCCATCCGCTTCCTGACCGCCGCGAAACGCGACGACCTCGAAACCTGA
- the trpA gene encoding tryptophan synthase subunit alpha, with product MTATLTPTTPGAARIHAAFARAKQEGRAAFIPFMTAGYPTAQAFPAVADALLGQADILEVGIPYSDPLGDGPTIQRASEQALAGGTSTRHTLALVKELRSRHDTPIVIMTYVNPIYAVGPREFMRLAQEAGVDGLILPDLPPDQDLEIADLAAEHGMAVTFLIAPTSTPARVKLVAEACTGFLYAVSVTGVTGTREGSALNEVPAMLALARQHAKVPVAVGFGVKDAGTAAQVAQVADGVVVGSAFINAVKAGQDVGALAASIRAGCTQN from the coding sequence ATGACCGCCACCCTGACCCCCACCACCCCCGGCGCCGCCCGCATCCACGCCGCCTTCGCCCGCGCCAAGCAGGAGGGCCGCGCCGCGTTCATCCCCTTCATGACCGCCGGGTACCCCACCGCGCAGGCGTTCCCTGCCGTCGCGGACGCCCTGCTCGGGCAGGCGGACATCCTCGAGGTCGGCATTCCCTACAGCGACCCCCTGGGGGACGGGCCCACCATCCAGCGCGCCAGTGAGCAGGCCCTCGCGGGTGGCACGAGCACCCGCCACACCCTCGCGCTCGTCAAGGAACTCCGCTCGCGGCACGATACGCCCATCGTGATCATGACGTACGTGAACCCCATCTACGCCGTCGGCCCGCGTGAATTCATGCGGCTGGCGCAGGAGGCCGGTGTTGACGGCCTGATCCTGCCGGACCTGCCGCCCGACCAGGACCTGGAGATCGCGGATCTGGCTGCCGAGCACGGCATGGCCGTCACGTTCCTGATCGCGCCCACCAGTACCCCGGCGCGCGTGAAACTCGTCGCAGAGGCCTGCACCGGCTTCCTGTATGCCGTCAGTGTGACCGGCGTGACCGGCACCCGCGAGGGCAGCGCCCTGAACGAGGTGCCCGCCATGCTGGCCCTCGCCCGTCAGCACGCGAAGGTGCCCGTCGCCGTGGGCTTCGGCGTGAAGGACGCCGGGACCGCCGCGCAGGTCGCGCAGGTTGCCGATGGGGTCGTGGTGGGCAGCGCGTTCATCAATGCCGTGAAGGCCGGGCAGGACGTCGGTGCCCTCGCCGCGAGCATCCGCGCGGGTTGCACCCAGAACTGA
- a CDS encoding phosphatase PAP2 family protein, producing MFPRSRREFVPFVQSHWRSLLMLLLGVMIPFVLFTHLTYEIFREGGFAWDQGILNWYAQRRTPELTRFAELLAVLGGVTVLPFVTLTIAWLMGRASGRAHGWFLVSSVAGATLLNVAAKVVFQRPRPDELVAVLTEPGFSFPSGHAMANAAFGFALTLAFWRSRAGWPVAVFGALWALAIGISRNYLGVHYPSDVLAGFTASVTWVAGLYILMARRWPQLRGSPGGEDDTRPPVSGGPGQT from the coding sequence ATGTTCCCCCGTTCCCGGCGTGAATTCGTCCCGTTCGTACAGTCGCACTGGCGGTCCCTGCTGATGCTGCTACTGGGCGTGATGATTCCGTTCGTGCTGTTCACACACCTGACCTACGAAATCTTCCGCGAGGGGGGCTTCGCGTGGGATCAGGGGATTCTGAACTGGTACGCGCAGCGCCGCACGCCGGAACTGACGCGATTCGCGGAACTGCTGGCCGTGCTGGGCGGCGTGACGGTCCTGCCGTTCGTGACCCTCACCATCGCGTGGTTGATGGGCCGCGCCAGCGGCCGGGCGCACGGATGGTTCCTGGTCAGCAGCGTGGCAGGCGCGACCCTGCTGAACGTCGCGGCGAAGGTCGTGTTCCAGCGTCCTCGCCCGGACGAGCTGGTGGCCGTCCTGACGGAACCGGGGTTCAGTTTCCCCAGCGGGCACGCCATGGCGAACGCTGCGTTCGGGTTCGCGCTCACGCTGGCGTTCTGGCGGTCGCGGGCCGGGTGGCCGGTCGCGGTGTTCGGGGCGCTATGGGCGCTGGCGATCGGGATCAGCCGCAATTATCTGGGGGTGCACTACCCGTCGGACGTCCTGGCCGGATTCACGGCGAGCGTCACCTGGGTGGCGGGCCTGTACATCCTGATGGCGCGCCGCTGGCCGCAGTTGCGCGGCAGTCCCGGCGGTGAAGATGACACCCGCCCGCCCGTCTCCGGCGGACCCGGCCAGACCTGA
- the aspS gene encoding aspartate--tRNA ligase, with protein MKRTAMIGHLTPAHAGQTVTLQGWVNRRRDLGGLIFLELRDRSGLVQVQVEPDSAAFADADRLRAEYVAEIEGTYQARPESQRKGGLADFEVIATRVKVLNTAKTTPFELEKGDSVAEDIRLKFRYLDLRRPEMQRNLVLRSKAVAAVTEYLDREGFVQVETPMLTKSTPEGARDFLVPSRQNPGEFYALPQSPQLFKQMLMIAGYDRYYQLARCFRDEDLRADRQPDFTQLDMEMSFVELDDVLSTQEGLMAHVFRETMGVELPVPFPRMAYMDAMNLYGSDKPDLRFDLKFTDVTDLFQGGEFKAFAAAQAVKVIAAPELTRKQIDELERIAKQNGAGGLAWLKRDGDGFTGGISKFVTAQAAELIARTGIEQGGTLLFTAGEWKKAVGALGAVRLALRDLFDLAASGPQFHVSWVTEFPQLEFDDDSGTWTYMHHPFTAPHPDDLDLFGTDRQGEIRAQAYDLVLNGFEVGGGSIRIHDPAVQAKMFQAIGFSAEQARDKFGFFMDALEYGTPPHGGIAWGFDRLIMVMSGATSIREVIAFPKNNRGVDLMALAPSPVEPGQLADVGLSVAGSEN; from the coding sequence ATGAAACGCACCGCCATGATCGGCCACCTCACGCCCGCGCACGCCGGGCAGACCGTCACCCTGCAGGGCTGGGTGAACCGCCGCCGCGACCTGGGCGGCCTGATCTTCCTGGAACTCCGCGACCGCAGCGGGCTGGTGCAGGTGCAGGTCGAACCGGACTCCGCCGCGTTCGCCGACGCGGACCGCCTGCGTGCCGAGTACGTCGCGGAGATCGAGGGCACCTACCAGGCCCGCCCCGAGAGCCAGCGCAAAGGGGGCCTCGCGGACTTCGAGGTCATCGCCACGCGCGTGAAGGTCCTGAACACCGCGAAGACCACGCCGTTCGAACTGGAGAAGGGGGACAGCGTCGCCGAGGACATCCGCCTGAAGTTCCGGTACCTGGACCTGCGCCGCCCGGAGATGCAGCGCAACCTCGTCCTGCGCAGCAAGGCCGTCGCTGCCGTCACGGAGTACCTCGACCGCGAGGGCTTCGTGCAGGTCGAGACGCCCATGCTCACGAAGTCCACGCCCGAGGGTGCCCGTGACTTCCTGGTGCCCAGCCGCCAGAACCCCGGCGAGTTCTACGCGCTGCCGCAGAGCCCGCAGCTGTTCAAGCAGATGCTGATGATCGCCGGGTACGACCGCTACTACCAGCTGGCCCGCTGTTTCCGCGACGAGGACCTGCGCGCCGACCGCCAGCCGGACTTCACGCAGCTCGACATGGAGATGAGCTTCGTCGAACTGGACGACGTGCTGAGCACCCAGGAGGGCCTGATGGCGCACGTGTTCCGCGAGACGATGGGCGTCGAGCTGCCCGTGCCGTTCCCGCGCATGGCGTACATGGACGCCATGAACCTGTACGGCTCGGACAAGCCGGACCTGCGCTTCGACCTGAAGTTCACGGACGTCACCGACCTGTTCCAGGGTGGCGAGTTCAAGGCCTTCGCCGCCGCGCAGGCCGTCAAGGTCATCGCCGCGCCCGAACTGACCCGCAAGCAGATCGACGAACTCGAACGCATCGCCAAGCAGAACGGCGCCGGCGGGCTCGCGTGGCTCAAACGCGACGGCGACGGCTTCACCGGCGGCATCAGCAAGTTCGTCACCGCGCAGGCCGCCGAACTGATCGCCCGCACCGGCATCGAACAGGGCGGCACGCTCCTCTTCACCGCCGGGGAGTGGAAGAAAGCCGTCGGTGCACTCGGCGCGGTCCGCCTCGCCCTGCGCGACCTGTTCGACCTCGCCGCCAGCGGGCCGCAGTTCCATGTCTCCTGGGTCACCGAGTTCCCCCAGCTGGAATTCGACGACGACAGCGGCACCTGGACGTACATGCACCACCCCTTCACCGCCCCCCACCCCGACGACCTGGACCTGTTCGGCACCGACCGCCAGGGCGAAATCCGCGCCCAGGCATACGACCTCGTCCTGAACGGGTTCGAGGTCGGGGGCGGCAGCATCCGCATCCACGATCCCGCCGTGCAGGCCAAGATGTTCCAGGCGATCGGCTTCAGCGCCGAACAGGCCCGCGACAAGTTCGGGTTCTTCATGGACGCCCTGGAGTACGGCACGCCCCCCCACGGTGGCATCGCCTGGGGCTTCGACCGCCTGATCATGGTCATGAGCGGCGCGACCAGCATCCGCGAGGTCATCGCCTTCCCGAAGAACAACCGCGGTGTGGACCTCATGGCCCTCGCGCCCTCCCCCGTCGAGCCGGGTCAGCTGGCCGACGTCGGGCTGAGCGTGGCGGGTTCCGAGAACTGA
- a CDS encoding tyrosine-type recombinase/integrase gives MSEITPYLGDRLAQARALAGLTDEALRVRAITAARDKSLEDLWSLTLAYLSSDTSAGVKLSPHTLRAYRKGVEVMLEHASSNAWNLLHPGRREPGLYVAALTASGLKPATVMARVAAAGALYRALRWAGATDADPFADVKRPKDRTKGVVKNPPYREDFVQAMLDEADPHEAALLLLLTHAGLRIAEALSVEWAHVNLPGRRLLVAHGKGDKARIVPLSGRLREALEALLAASPTRDGFVLPWRAYSSAYGRLQNVALKCGREHEFRGFHAGRKYAGTQLYAAVKDFTRVAGFLGHEQVDTTRRYVELPEDDLADAIESFR, from the coding sequence ATGTCAGAGATCACCCCGTACCTCGGCGACCGCCTCGCCCAGGCCCGCGCGCTGGCGGGGCTCACCGACGAGGCCCTGCGCGTCCGCGCCATCACCGCCGCCCGCGACAAGTCCCTTGAGGACCTGTGGTCCCTGACGCTCGCGTACCTCAGCAGCGATACCAGCGCGGGCGTGAAGCTCAGCCCGCACACCCTGCGCGCCTACCGCAAGGGCGTCGAGGTGATGCTGGAGCATGCGTCGTCGAACGCCTGGAACCTTCTGCACCCGGGAAGGCGTGAGCCTGGGCTGTACGTGGCTGCCCTGACGGCGTCCGGTCTGAAACCCGCGACGGTCATGGCCCGCGTGGCGGCGGCCGGGGCGCTGTACCGGGCACTGCGGTGGGCTGGGGCGACGGACGCGGACCCGTTCGCGGACGTGAAGCGCCCCAAGGACCGCACGAAGGGCGTGGTGAAGAATCCACCGTACCGGGAGGACTTCGTGCAGGCCATGCTGGACGAGGCGGACCCGCACGAGGCGGCGCTGCTGCTGCTGCTCACGCATGCGGGCCTGCGGATCGCGGAGGCGCTGTCGGTCGAGTGGGCGCACGTGAACCTGCCGGGGCGGCGGTTGCTGGTCGCGCACGGCAAGGGGGACAAGGCGCGGATCGTGCCGCTCAGCGGGCGTCTGCGCGAGGCGCTGGAGGCGCTGCTGGCTGCGTCACCCACGCGGGATGGGTTCGTGTTGCCCTGGCGTGCTTACTCGTCGGCGTACGGGCGGCTTCAGAATGTCGCGTTGAAGTGCGGGCGGGAGCATGAGTTCCGGGGGTTCCATGCCGGTCGGAAGTACGCGGGGACGCAGCTGTACGCGGCGGTGAAGGACTTCACGCGCGTGGCGGGATTCCTGGGGCATGAGCAGGTGGATACGACCCGCCGGTACGTGGAACTGCCGGAGGATGATCTGGCGGACGCCATCGAGTCCTTCCGTTAG
- a CDS encoding alpha/beta fold hydrolase, whose amino-acid sequence MSTESFTHDGAHLGVRRTGTGPPVVLVHGLSGSTRWWRFNVPALKQAHAVYSLDLSGYGRSWGRPSRSVRDAADLICAWLDAQDLRDVTLVGHSMGGQISLHVAAQRPDRIRNLVLVCASGLLRANAARTALHLPRAAWLGEKRFIGRIVFDGLRAGPLNLWRNATDLLRDSVQDVLPFIHARTLIVWGERDVLVPLRVGQLLHEALPGSRFEVIPRAGHVAMVDDPAAFNAILLDFLGGDGSGASS is encoded by the coding sequence GTGTCCACGGAGTCCTTCACGCATGACGGCGCGCACCTGGGCGTGCGGCGGACCGGAACTGGCCCGCCCGTAGTGCTGGTGCATGGTCTGAGCGGCTCGACCCGCTGGTGGCGCTTCAACGTGCCCGCATTGAAGCAGGCGCACGCGGTGTACAGCCTGGACCTCAGCGGGTACGGCCGGTCCTGGGGGCGACCCTCGCGCAGCGTTCGGGACGCGGCCGATCTGATCTGCGCGTGGCTGGACGCGCAGGACCTGCGTGACGTGACACTGGTCGGGCATTCCATGGGCGGGCAGATCAGCCTGCATGTCGCGGCGCAGCGTCCTGACCGGATTCGGAATCTCGTGCTCGTGTGCGCCAGTGGCCTGCTGCGGGCGAACGCGGCGCGCACGGCGCTGCACCTGCCGCGCGCCGCGTGGCTGGGCGAGAAGCGGTTCATCGGGCGGATCGTGTTCGACGGGCTGCGCGCCGGACCGCTGAACCTGTGGCGGAACGCGACGGACCTGCTGCGCGACAGCGTGCAGGACGTGTTGCCGTTCATTCACGCTCGGACGTTGATCGTGTGGGGCGAGCGGGACGTTCTGGTGCCCCTGCGTGTCGGGCAGCTCCTGCACGAGGCCCTGCCCGGCTCGCGATTCGAGGTGATTCCCCGCGCGGGACACGTGGCGATGGTGGACGATCCTGCCGCCTTCAACGCGATCCTGCTGGACTTCCTGGGTGGGGACGGGTCGGGGGCTTCCTCTTGA